The following DNA comes from Chitinophaga nivalis.
TCTCTGCATTTTTCTTTTTAGAAAGTCCGGTCTGTTGTAAATCTCACCAGCGACTCCAGTCCGGATCTGAAGGCATTTTCCGGGAGTTTATTGAGGATGGCAAGGGCTTCGTCACGGTATTCAAACATTTTTTGTTTGGTATAGTCGATACCACCGGATGCTTTTACCAGTTGGATGACTTCTTCCACCCGGTCTTTTTCTGTATTATGATTTTTTACAATATTTATAATTTTCCGCCGGGTTTCGGTAGAAGCATGTTCGAGGGTATAGATCAGCGGGAGGGTCATTTTTTTCTCCCGGATATCAATACCGGTAGGTTTACCAATTTTGGCAGAGCCATAATCGAACAGGTCATCTTTAATCTGGAATGCGATGCCTACTTTTTCGCCGAACAGCCGCATTTGTTCTGTGATGTGTTCATCATTGCTGGTGCTCCATGCGCCTGCAGCGCAGGCAGATGCCAGGAGGGAAGCTGTTTTACGGCGGATAATTTCAAAATAGATGTCTTCTTTAATATTGAGCTTCCGGGTTTTCTCGATCTGGAGTAATTCTCCTTCACTCATTTCTTTTACGGCCTGTGATAATATTTGCAGCGTCCGGAAGTCGTTATTGTTAAGTGACAGCAGTAGTCCTTTGGAAAGCAGATAGTCTCCAACCAGTACGGCAATTTTATTTTTCCAAAGTGCGTTGATAGAAAAAAGGCCCCGGCGCTGATTGGCGTCATCCACCACATCGTCATGCACCAGGGTAGCAGTATGTAATAGTTCTACCAGGGCAGCGGCGCGGTAGGTACTTTCCTGAATGTTGTCGTTGAACAGTTTGGCTGATAATAGCACAAACATGGGCCTGATCTGTTTGCCTTTACGCTTTACAATATAGTGCATGATCCTGTCCAGCAGGGGAACATGACTCTTTACTGAATCCGCAAATTTGCTTTCGAAATCGTGTAATTCTTTACCTATCAGGTGTTTAATCTCGTCCATGTAATAATAAAAAGGATTGCTAAGCTAGGTTTTAAAATGGATATTTTAACATTTTGGCCTTTAATTTGTATAAGGAGTATAACATTCTTTTAACAGGACTTAAAGATTCTTTTAACAAGAGGTAAACAGAAGTTTAACGTAACAGTAAATAAGGTATATAAATACTTTCATTTAAGCTCTAATATTGAGGGACTTATCAATGAAAATAATATTGCAAGAAAAATTTGTATATTCATTTATGATATTTACCTTTGCTAGGTAAAAAACGGGTTATTAGTAAATTTTTAACAGTTTTTAATAAAAAAAACAATTATGGCAAGCAAAAAGTACTTATTACTGGCAGGCGCTGTGGGTTTACTAGCAGCATCTTCTAGTTTTGCACAGGTTCAACCAACCGGCTACGATGCTCTGGATTCCTCCAAAGTGTCTGGCAAGCGTATGGTACAACAAAATAACTTCCTGAACCATCAGTCTAATTTCCCTGCTAAACCAAGGGATATGTGGGAACTGGGCTTTCACGGTGGTTTGCACCTGATCAGCGGAACAATTCCTGCTCAGCCTGGCTTCGGTGGAGGTATCTCCCTGAGAAAGTCTCTGGGTCACGTATTCTCCTTAAGAGCTGAATATATCGGGTCTATCGATAAAGGTCAGGATTATAAGCTGCGTCCTGTAATTGCTGCTAACGGTAATCCGTGGGCAAAAACTGCTGCGCTGAACGGTGGCCAGATTATCGGCAACTACAAATCCCAGAACCACCAGCTGTCTTTGGACGTGATCGCTTCCCTGAGCAACATCATGTTCTACAGAGCAGAGCCTAAAGTTAACTGGTACGTATTGGCTGGTTACTCTATCGTAATGGCTGACGTTGACGTTGATGCATTGGATGCAAACGGTAACGGTTACAAATACGATCCGGCTAAATTAACCGGCAAACGTTCTGACATTAAGAGCTACATCAAAAGTGTACAGGACAAGAAATACGAACAAAACGCTCCTTCTCAGGGCAACCGCGTTACCATCGGCCGTACTAACGACAACCAACTGTTGCGTCACGCCCTGGATCTCGGTACTGGTGTAGCGTTCAAAGTTTCTAAACGTTTCAACATCGGTATTGAAGAAAAAATCACCATGCCTTTCGATGCATACCTGGATGGGTATTCTAATCCTTATGGCGCATCTAAAGATTTCTATTCTTACACCAGCGTTCGTCTGAACTTCAACCTGGGTAATCCTAGCCGTCGCGTACAACCATTATGGTGGATCAACCCACTGGAATACGCTTACAGCGAGCTGAGCAGCCCACGTCACATGAAACTGCCTGCACCGGTTCTGCCTGATGCTGACGGTGATGGTGTTACTGACCAGTTCGATCGCGAACCTAACACACCAGCAGGTGCTCCTGTTGATGTTCACGGTGTAGCTAAAGATACTGATGGTGACGGTGTTCCTGACTACAAAGACAAACAACTGATCACGCCTACTTACTGCCAGCCAGTTGATGCTGATGGCGTTGGTAAATGCCCGGATCCAGAGTGCTGCAAAGGTAACAACAACGTTTCCTGCGCTTCCCTGGTACTGCCTAGCGTATCTTTCAAAGGTAGCTCTACTAAAGTAGGTAAAGACCAGGAAGCAATCCTCGCTTCTGTTGCTGCTACCCTGAAATCCAATCCTTCCTGCAACGTACTGGTTACCGGTCACGCAGGTGCTAAAGGTAAAAAAGGTGGTGTTGATCTGAGCAGCCGTCGTGTTGATTCAGTTATCGACTACCTGGCCGACAAACAAGGAA
Coding sequences within:
- a CDS encoding polyprenyl synthetase family protein codes for the protein MDEIKHLIGKELHDFESKFADSVKSHVPLLDRIMHYIVKRKGKQIRPMFVLLSAKLFNDNIQESTYRAAALVELLHTATLVHDDVVDDANQRRGLFSINALWKNKIAVLVGDYLLSKGLLLSLNNNDFRTLQILSQAVKEMSEGELLQIEKTRKLNIKEDIYFEIIRRKTASLLASACAAGAWSTSNDEHITEQMRLFGEKVGIAFQIKDDLFDYGSAKIGKPTGIDIREKKMTLPLIYTLEHASTETRRKIINIVKNHNTEKDRVEEVIQLVKASGGIDYTKQKMFEYRDEALAILNKLPENAFRSGLESLVRFTTDRTF
- a CDS encoding OmpA family protein; this encodes MVQQNNFLNHQSNFPAKPRDMWELGFHGGLHLISGTIPAQPGFGGGISLRKSLGHVFSLRAEYIGSIDKGQDYKLRPVIAANGNPWAKTAALNGGQIIGNYKSQNHQLSLDVIASLSNIMFYRAEPKVNWYVLAGYSIVMADVDVDALDANGNGYKYDPAKLTGKRSDIKSYIKSVQDKKYEQNAPSQGNRVTIGRTNDNQLLRHALDLGTGVAFKVSKRFNIGIEEKITMPFDAYLDGYSNPYGASKDFYSYTSVRLNFNLGNPSRRVQPLWWINPLEYAYSELSSPRHMKLPAPVLPDADGDGVTDQFDREPNTPAGAPVDVHGVAKDTDGDGVPDYKDKQLITPTYCQPVDADGVGKCPDPECCKGNNNVSCASLVLPSVSFKGSSTKVGKDQEAILASVAATLKSNPSCNVLVTGHAGAKGKKGGVDLSSRRVDSVIDYLADKQGIDRGRFIKQNTPGESGTVDLAPAN